One Fusobacterium perfoetens DNA segment encodes these proteins:
- a CDS encoding LamB/YcsF family protein — translation MVKVDLNCDLGESFGAYKIGMDEDVLQYISSANVACGWHAGDSMVMEKTVALAKKNGVAVGAHPGFPDLVGFGRRNLNASPAEVKTYIKYQLGALQAFAKAEGIKLQHVKPHGALYNMAAKDAKLAMAIAEAIKEVDDDLILMGLANSEMIKAGEALGLKVANEVFADRAYNDDGTLVARTLPGAVIHDKELAIKRVIRMVKEGKVESINGKDVDINVQTICIHGDNPEALVFSKNIKEALIKEGVEITNLRGDE, via the coding sequence ATGGTGAAAGTAGATTTGAATTGCGATCTTGGAGAAAGTTTTGGAGCTTACAAAATAGGTATGGACGAAGATGTACTACAATATATATCTTCTGCTAATGTTGCTTGTGGTTGGCATGCTGGAGATTCTATGGTTATGGAAAAGACTGTGGCACTTGCTAAGAAAAACGGCGTTGCTGTTGGGGCACATCCTGGTTTTCCTGATTTAGTTGGATTTGGTAGAAGAAATCTAAATGCTAGTCCAGCAGAAGTAAAAACATATATTAAATATCAACTTGGTGCTTTACAAGCCTTTGCTAAAGCTGAGGGGATAAAACTTCAACACGTTAAACCTCACGGAGCTTTATATAATATGGCTGCTAAAGATGCTAAACTTGCTATGGCTATCGCTGAAGCAATAAAAGAAGTTGATGATGATTTAATTTTAATGGGACTTGCTAATAGTGAAATGATAAAAGCTGGAGAAGCTTTAGGATTAAAAGTTGCTAATGAAGTTTTTGCTGACCGTGCTTATAACGACGATGGAACTTTAGTGGCTAGAACTTTACCTGGAGCTGTTATTCACGATAAAGAATTAGCTATAAAAAGAGTTATCAGAATGGTAAAAGAGGGAAAAGTTGAAAGTATAAATGGAAAAGATGTTGATATAAATGTTCAAACTATCTGTATCCATGGAGATAATCCTGAGGCTTTAGTATTCTCTAAAAATATAAAAGAGGCTCTTATAAAAGAAGGTGTAGAAATAACTAATTTAAGAGGTGATGAATAA
- a CDS encoding NRAMP family divalent metal transporter — MADNKNKGAIVGAAFLMATSAIGPGFLTQTAVFTEQFKANFAFTILVVTVATLIVQLNIWRVICVSGMRGQDIANKVAPGLGYFIAGLVSLGGLAFNIGNVGGAALGLNALFGCNVTVGVLISGALAVFVFLSKDMGPVMDKLTKVLGGIMIVVMAYVAVLSNPPVGAAIHGAFLPESYGDLTLSIVTLLGGTIGGYITFAGAHRLIDADTKGIENLDKINQSSIMGVSIASIIRIMLFLAVLGVVSTGFALDPANPPASAFRAGAGVIGYKIFGLVIFAAALTSIVGAAYTSVSFLKTLSKTVMEKEKFFIIGFIVFSTVVMAFLGKPVVLLVLAGSLNGLILPITLGVILLGSRKKEIVGEYKHSMVLTILGAIVVLVTGYAGITSLQGILKLFS; from the coding sequence ATGGCGGATAACAAAAATAAAGGGGCGATTGTTGGAGCTGCTTTCCTTATGGCTACTTCTGCTATAGGACCTGGATTTTTAACTCAAACTGCTGTTTTTACAGAACAATTTAAAGCAAACTTTGCTTTTACTATTCTTGTTGTTACTGTTGCAACTCTTATAGTTCAACTTAATATTTGGAGAGTTATTTGCGTTTCTGGTATGAGAGGACAAGATATTGCCAATAAAGTGGCTCCTGGTCTTGGATATTTTATCGCTGGACTTGTTTCTCTTGGAGGACTTGCTTTTAATATAGGTAACGTTGGAGGAGCTGCTCTTGGACTTAATGCTCTTTTTGGTTGCAATGTTACTGTTGGAGTTTTAATCTCTGGAGCTCTTGCTGTTTTTGTTTTCCTATCTAAAGATATGGGACCTGTAATGGATAAGCTTACAAAAGTTCTTGGAGGAATTATGATAGTTGTTATGGCTTATGTAGCTGTTTTATCTAATCCACCAGTTGGAGCTGCTATTCACGGAGCTTTCCTACCTGAAAGTTATGGAGATTTAACTCTTTCTATAGTTACTCTTCTTGGAGGAACTATTGGAGGATATATCACTTTTGCTGGAGCACATAGACTTATTGATGCTGATACAAAAGGAATTGAAAATCTTGATAAAATAAATCAAAGTTCTATTATGGGAGTTTCTATTGCATCTATAATTAGAATTATGTTATTCCTTGCTGTTCTTGGAGTAGTTTCTACAGGATTCGCATTAGACCCAGCTAACCCACCTGCATCTGCTTTCAGAGCTGGAGCTGGTGTTATCGGTTATAAAATATTTGGTCTAGTTATCTTTGCTGCTGCTCTTACATCTATCGTTGGAGCTGCTTATACATCAGTATCTTTCCTAAAAACTTTGTCAAAAACTGTTATGGAAAAAGAAAAATTCTTTATAATAGGATTTATAGTTTTCTCTACTGTCGTAATGGCATTTTTAGGAAAACCTGTTGTTTTACTAGTTCTTGCAGGTTCTTTAAATGGACTTATTCTACCTATAACTTTAGGAGTTATTCTTCTTGGTTCTAGAAAAAAAGAGATTGTTGGAGAATACAAACACTCTATGGTTTTAACTATTCTTGGAGCTATAGTTGTATTGGTTACTGGTTATGCAGGAATTACATCTTTACAAGGAATATTAAAACTTTTTAGCTAA
- the pxpB gene encoding 5-oxoprolinase subunit PxpB: MRFLKAGDSSLIIELGNEISPIINYNLKKITDYLDSLKHPAIKDLLPTYRSVIVYYDPLLITFEELKDIVEKNCKIDDTNVDSMKKFIVEIPVLYGGEYGPDIENIATHNNLSIEEVIKIHTSGEYLVYMLGFTPGFPYLGGMDKRIATPRLKTPRTKIPGGSVGIAGEQTGVYPIESPGGWQLLGRTPLNFFDPNNEKPFLINAGEYIKFVQISEEEYHKIIEQVKNKTYVVKSYWKED, encoded by the coding sequence ATGAGATTTTTAAAAGCTGGAGACTCTTCCCTTATAATTGAATTAGGTAATGAGATATCTCCTATAATAAACTATAACCTAAAAAAAATTACTGATTATCTTGATTCTTTAAAGCACCCTGCTATAAAAGATTTGTTACCTACTTATAGATCTGTTATTGTTTACTATGATCCTCTTTTAATAACTTTTGAAGAACTAAAAGATATAGTTGAAAAAAATTGTAAAATAGATGACACTAATGTAGATTCTATGAAAAAATTTATAGTCGAGATCCCTGTTCTTTATGGTGGAGAATATGGTCCTGATATAGAAAATATCGCTACACACAACAATCTTTCTATAGAAGAAGTTATAAAAATTCATACTTCTGGAGAATATTTAGTGTATATGCTTGGATTTACTCCTGGTTTCCCATATCTAGGTGGAATGGACAAAAGAATCGCCACTCCTCGTTTAAAAACTCCTAGAACAAAAATCCCCGGTGGATCTGTTGGAATAGCTGGAGAACAAACTGGAGTATATCCAATAGAAAGTCCTGGTGGTTGGCAACTTCTTGGAAGAACACCACTAAATTTCTTTGACCCTAATAATGAAAAACCATTCCTTATCAATGCTGGAGAATATATAAAATTTGTGCAAATCTCTGAAGAGGAATATCACAAAATAATTGAACAAGTAAAAAATAAAACTTATGTTGTAAAAAGTTACTGGAAGGAGGACTAG